One stretch of Miscanthus floridulus cultivar M001 chromosome 18, ASM1932011v1, whole genome shotgun sequence DNA includes these proteins:
- the LOC136524200 gene encoding uncharacterized protein, with amino-acid sequence MLLLQLTLTEEQEVASVVRLGQDVGEEHNAMVFWDKSMVHGSVDANKDGGGGGGDYGGGGNGGGGYSHRRGQGTDGGGDGGGDGDKRRCNYGGGTGGHGGSPGSPGGDGGCPGNPGSGGRGGDGGGGGGGGGGGGGSGGGGGGGGGGGGGGGGGL; translated from the coding sequence ATGTTGCTCCTGCAGCTTACTTTGACGGAGGAGCAGGAGGTAGCTTCTGTGGTGCGCCTTGGGCAAGATGTTGGGGAGGAACACAATGCCATGGTGTTTTGGGACAAGAGCATGGTGCATGGTAGCGTGGATGCTAATAaggacggcggaggcggcggtggagATTACGGAGGTGGTGGTAATGGAGGAGGAGGCTATAGTCATAGACGAGGTCAAGGTActgatggtggtggtgatggtggtggtgatggtgacaAACGGAGATGTAACTATGGTGGAGGCACTGGTGGCCACGGCGGCAGCCCCGGCAGCCctggcggcgacggtggctgcCCCGGCAACCCGGgcagcggcggccgcggcggcgacggaggcggcggtggaggaggaggtggtggtggtggtggtagtggtggtggtggaggaggaggaggaggaggtggtggtggtggtggtggtggtctttAG